Below is a window of Fluviibacter phosphoraccumulans DNA.
GCTTGGCGGCATCATCAAGCACTTTATTGCCCGAAGAGCGCACGACCATAATCCGGTCAACGTTGCCGTCGGGCCGCAAAGCAACTGATAGCACCAATGATCCGAAAAACCGGCCACGGGCCTCTTCCGGGTAGTTCATGGCGCCGATGCGCTCGACCTTATTGCGCCAGTCCGACAGATACTGGCTGTAGCGGTAATCTTTTGTGTTGGCGTTCAGCGCAACGCGCCGACCGCTGCCATTGCTGCCGCTGGCTGTTTGGTTGGGCGCTACCGTGCTGGGGCTACTTGCCGCGCGGGAGGCCAGATCCGCCGCCCCTAACAGGATCGTGTTGCTGGTGGCGGTTGCGCTGGGTATAGGTACAGCCTTAATGACGTCTGGCCGGGCAGGTTTGCGTGGGCTAGGTGTCTTGCTGGTGACGGATGGCGTTTGGCGGTTGGTCTGCGGGGGCGCTTGGCTTGCCGCACGAAAAGAAACAGTCAGTGATTTGTCACCCCGTTCCGGCAGTTTAATGCCGTAGCGTGGCGCCAAAATAACAAGATGCCCAATGAAAGAAATGCCCAGCGCCAGCCAGAGCAAACGGTCACTGAAAAGCAGTCGCCACCCCAGCGCTTTCGGCGACCAGGCTTCCAGTTCGTCGGTTGGCTGTGGGCGGTGCGGGGTGGTGTTTGGCGCCACGGACATGTCGATATTGTAGTCCGAGTCGCTCAGGCGGTTGAGTCTGCCTTATTCAGCTTGATCGGGTGCATGGGCCTCCGGGGCCGGGCGCGGCTCGCTGGCTTCGGCCTGTTCTTCCTCGGCTTCAGCCAGGGCATCTTCTACCGGCACTTCATCGAGCAGTTCCAGATCGTCCTCGGTCGCTATCTCGACACCTGCCAGCACGTTTTCAAAGCGGCTGTGAACACTGAGTTCGAGCAGGTCGGGCGCGCCCAGGGTCAGGCTCATCCGGCTACCCACAGGGAGATCGGGGGCGGACGGTACTTGCACGACGAGCGGTAGACCATCGACCCGCACGTTCGGCGCGTTACGCATGACGGTGCCTTCCACCTGTTCGGTGCCCGTTTGCTGCAGCCAGCGTAGACACCAGTAGCGCTCCATGCGGCGCTGGAAGTCGGCGTAACCCGCGTAGGTCAGATCAAAGTCGCGCATCGCCGCAAACAATTCGGCAGAACGCGGTGCAAACGGCGCGGGCTTGTCGGACAGTGCTGCAATCAATTGCCACTGGTTGATCAAGTCTGAATAGCGGCGCAGCGGAGAGGTGCTCCAGGCGTAGCAGGCGACGCCCAGACCCTCATGCGGAATGGCCGAGGTGGTCATGCGTACCTTGCCGGCAACCTGACCGCGATAGAGGCCGGGCACCCCCTTGTCAGCCAGTAGCTGGCCCCAGGTGGCGTTAGCCAGAATCATTAATTCGGCCACCAGCATGTCGACCGGGCTACCGCGTTTGCGCGCTTCGATATGGACGCGGCAAGCTGCCGGGTCGAGAATTGCGCCGCTGGTTTTGTCATGCAGCGGCCCGTCGATCTGGTAGTGGTAATCGTGCAGCCCGGCTTGGGCAGAGGGCTTGCCGCGACGGCCTGCGCAAGCGCCGGCGAATCGCCAGAGTGTGCGCAGGGTGTCGCCATGGGCGCAGTCCGGGATATCGCCGGCATTTAACCGGTCGATGTCCATGTGCGGTTCAATTTCATGCAGACGCAGGTTGGCGGCAATGGGCACGCGCTCAACGCGTGACTCATGACTGAGAATCTCGAAGTCATCGCTCACGTTGAGGTAAAGAGAGAGTGCCGGGCAGGCCTTACCTTCCGCCAGCGTAAAGCGTGCGACCAGGTCGTCGGGCAACATGGTGATCTTATGGCCCGGCATGTACACCGTTGATAGGCGAGCGCGGGCCACGGCATCGTGCGCTGAGCCGGGCAGAATGCCGAGGCCCGGGGCGGCGATGTGAACGCCGATGCGCCAACCGATACCCGGCAGGCGGGTGACCGAGAGGGCATCATCAATCTCGGTGGTGGTGGCGTCATCAATCGACACGGCTTGAACATCGGCCAAAGGCAAATCGCCGACGGCGGCCGGTTCTGGCAGCTCTGGAAAGCCGATTCCCTTGGGGAAACGCTCTGCAGCAAAACGCCGGAAGTGCCAGTGGTAAGCATCGGGAAAAGCGCCGCAACGCAGCAGTAGCGCCGCGGGCGATTCCTTGGTCTGCGCACAGGCCACTTCAAAGGCTTTGATTTCAGGGCGGTTGCGATCTGGTTGGACGAGCAGGGCGTCTACTTGATCGATCAATTCGGTGGGCAAAGATCCTGCTACCAATTGCGCGACCATGCGTTCGATGGCTTCGGCCTGCAGCCGTTTTTTTTCTGCACCGGCCAAGGCCGCTTTCAGAATTTCGGGGGGCGCCCGGCGGAACATGCCCTTGCCGCGACGATGAAAGTACAGCGGCGCGTTCTGCATCGCCAGTAAGAGGGCGGTGGACTCAATGGCCGACGGGCTATGACCGAAATAATCTGCGGCAATGTCCGTAAAACCGAAGTCGGTCTCCGGTGCGCATTCCCAAAGAAAGGCCGGGTCCATATCCGCCGCCATGGGTTCGGCAGCGGGGAGCAACTGTGCCGGTGCAGGCGTTTTAAAGCGCAACAACACCTGCGCCGCTTTCAGCTTCTGACGTTTGCCACCGGGCAGTTCTACCTGCAGGGTCGTGTTCTGGTCAGCCTGGATGGTGGCGGCACGAAAAGTACCGCTCTCCTCGAAGAGGGCGTAGTCACTCATAATTTGGCCGTGGGGTTAATGCGCAGACCAGCTCACCACGCCGGTATAGGCGGTGATCAGCACAATCAGGCCGAAGACGATCCGGTACCAGGCAAAGATAATGAAGTTATGCGTGGTGATGTAGCGGAGCAGCCAGCGGATACAAAGAAACGCAGAAACAAAAGCGGCAACAAAGCCCACCGCCCACATGCTCAGGTCGGTCTGCTGAATCGTTGCCCATTCTTTGTAGACCTGATAAATCGTAGCAACGCCCAGTGTCGGAATCGCCAGAAAGAAGGAGAATTCCGTGGCGGCTTTGCGGGATAGCCCCATGAGCAGACCACCAATAATCGTGGCGCCAGAACGGGAGGTGCCGGGAATTAGTGCCAGCGCCTGGATGCAACCCAGCATGAGGGCATCTTTGAGCGTCAGGTCGTCGACCGATGGGACGCGAACGCGATGGGTTCGTTTTTCTGCCCAGAAAATAAACAGCGCGCCAATGATAAAGGCAGCAGCGACCGAGATCGGGTTAAACAGATGGGCTTTGATGGTTTTGTGGAACATCAGGCCCAGCACGGCCAATGGCATAAAGGCAACCGCCACATTGATGATCAGGCGCTGCGCTTTGCGGCTGGTCGGGCAGGAGGCAATCGTTTCCCAAAGGCGGGCGCGGTACTCCCAGACGACGGCCAGAATGGCGCCGAACTGGATAACAATTTCAAAAATCTTGCCGGCTTCATCGTTGAAATCGAGCAGATCACCCGCCAGAATCAGGTGGCCGGTCGAAGAAATCGGAAGAAATTCGGTCAGACCTTCGACAATGCCGAGAATCAGAGCCTTGAGCAGCAGAACGGTATCCATGCGGGGGTCTTTGTGCGCGAGAAATCAGGCCGTGATTCTAGCATCCGGCACGAGCGGGAAGCTGAAATGCCCGCGACATGAAAGCCTTGCGGCGTGATCCAGTGCTCAGTGATCCCGGCTGTCGGGGTGATGCGTCACTTGCTTATTCATCGGCCAGAATTTCTGCATCTCGATAAATAGGAAAGATGCCGACCAGGTGATGAGGACAAAACCCGTAAGCGCTTCCAGTCCGGGCAAGAAACGCAGGTCGCCATTGGCCGCGACATCGCCAAACCCCACGGTGGTAAACGAAATCCATGAGAGGTAAACGCAATCACTCAGCAGATCGGGGGTGGTCATCCCGAATAAATTGCCCAGGCCGAGTTGGATCATGCTGTAGCAGCCCAGGGCAAAGACCCAGATTTCAACGGCGTGCGCGATCAGAATAACGAATATGCCGA
It encodes the following:
- a CDS encoding energy transducer TonB, translating into MSVAPNTTPHRPQPTDELEAWSPKALGWRLLFSDRLLWLALGISFIGHLVILAPRYGIKLPERGDKSLTVSFRAASQAPPQTNRQTPSVTSKTPSPRKPARPDVIKAVPIPSATATSNTILLGAADLASRAASSPSTVAPNQTASGSNGSGRRVALNANTKDYRYSQYLSDWRNKVERIGAMNYPEEARGRFFGSLVLSVALRPDGNVDRIMVVRSSGNKVLDDAAKRIVMMASPFAPFPPDIRKETDYLDITRTWNFTRGDALETR
- a CDS encoding ribonuclease catalytic domain-containing protein; amino-acid sequence: MSDYALFEESGTFRAATIQADQNTTLQVELPGGKRQKLKAAQVLLRFKTPAPAQLLPAAEPMAADMDPAFLWECAPETDFGFTDIAADYFGHSPSAIESTALLLAMQNAPLYFHRRGKGMFRRAPPEILKAALAGAEKKRLQAEAIERMVAQLVAGSLPTELIDQVDALLVQPDRNRPEIKAFEVACAQTKESPAALLLRCGAFPDAYHWHFRRFAAERFPKGIGFPELPEPAAVGDLPLADVQAVSIDDATTTEIDDALSVTRLPGIGWRIGVHIAAPGLGILPGSAHDAVARARLSTVYMPGHKITMLPDDLVARFTLAEGKACPALSLYLNVSDDFEILSHESRVERVPIAANLRLHEIEPHMDIDRLNAGDIPDCAHGDTLRTLWRFAGACAGRRGKPSAQAGLHDYHYQIDGPLHDKTSGAILDPAACRVHIEARKRGSPVDMLVAELMILANATWGQLLADKGVPGLYRGQVAGKVRMTTSAIPHEGLGVACYAWSTSPLRRYSDLINQWQLIAALSDKPAPFAPRSAELFAAMRDFDLTYAGYADFQRRMERYWCLRWLQQTGTEQVEGTVMRNAPNVRVDGLPLVVQVPSAPDLPVGSRMSLTLGAPDLLELSVHSRFENVLAGVEIATEDDLELLDEVPVEDALAEAEEEQAEASEPRPAPEAHAPDQAE
- a CDS encoding undecaprenyl-diphosphate phosphatase, whose protein sequence is MDTVLLLKALILGIVEGLTEFLPISSTGHLILAGDLLDFNDEAGKIFEIVIQFGAILAVVWEYRARLWETIASCPTSRKAQRLIINVAVAFMPLAVLGLMFHKTIKAHLFNPISVAAAFIIGALFIFWAEKRTHRVRVPSVDDLTLKDALMLGCIQALALIPGTSRSGATIIGGLLMGLSRKAATEFSFFLAIPTLGVATIYQVYKEWATIQQTDLSMWAVGFVAAFVSAFLCIRWLLRYITTHNFIIFAWYRIVFGLIVLITAYTGVVSWSAH
- a CDS encoding potassium channel family protein, which gives rise to MHSFLTWTLNGALIAIAVFIHYETLYSLARHLPNLSNVPPRYRVLLGIFVILIAHAVEIWVFALGCYSMIQLGLGNLFGMTTPDLLSDCVYLSWISFTTVGFGDVAANGDLRFLPGLEALTGFVLITWSASFLFIEMQKFWPMNKQVTHHPDSRDH